TTGCTTAATGATGTATTGCAACAGCGCGTGGGTCAACGTATATGCATCTGTGTAAGCAGCGCTGTGCGAGTAAATGGCGGCCGGCGCTTCGAAACCCATGTTGCGTTTCACGGCAGCGGCGTTCCAGTACTCCACATCAAAGCCATACTTTTCGCGGGCAGCAAACTCTTTTTCTATAAGAGAAAGGTCTTTGGTGGCGGAAGCGAAATACAAACTTTGCTTACGTTCAAACTCCTTTACTTTCAGCTTTTTAGCGATGACCTCAATCTCGTCGATGGATTCGCGGCAGGCATGGTAGGCCTTTACTGCATGATCTACGCCTACTTTGTCCATCAACTGATGCAGGGGCACATCTATTTCATATTGCAGCAACGAGGTGCTGGCGCAGGTACTGCCAAGGCCTACCGTACGGGCGTCTACCACGGTGCAGGCAATGCCGGCGTTGGTAAGTGCATAAGCAGTTAAGGCGCCGGAAATGCCAGCGCCAATAATTACTACGTCCGTACGTATATGTTGTTCAAGTTTCGGATAATTGAATGGAAGACCGTACCGCACGAGCGAATAAGGCAACCCCGAATGCAATATCATATAGGGATAAAGTTAGGGGCTAGTCACGCACACCGAAAGTGGTGTTTTCGTAGCTCTTATGTACACTCATTTTACGGATGAAGTTGTAAAAGGTATCACCTTCATAATCAGCGTACGCGCCGAATGCGTTCATCAGGTAACCGGTGTTGCCAGCTTCGTCTTCAATGAGATACACTACAGCAGGATCTGCGCAGCGGGAACCTGTTGGGATCTGAAGCGTTTCGATGATGCGGAGTTCTTCGGGGGTGTATTTACGTGTATGCTCCTGCAGCTTCGCGCGGCCATCGTTACGTACAATAAATTCCTGCCCAAATCCGCGGGCTTTCAATTCTGCTTTCAGGCTGCTCAAAGAGGCCGTTCCGGGGGTGTTAAGTTGCTGAGCCATACTCTCTTGGTATTTATATTTTAAAAAATCGGTTTCTGATCGTTTCCGTGCTAATGGAGATTGAGGAGTGCAAAAAGCAGACCATCTGCCGGGGTTTAAATAATACTGGGGTTTATGACTACAAAGAAAGCATTTTTTGCCGATAATAAGAGGCATTATCCTGCAAAACCGATCAGATTGAGGATTTTAGGCAACAAATAGCCCGAAACCGTCAATAGATTGCACAAAAAAGCCGGGCCTGCTGCGGCCCGGCGAACTATATTAAGGATTTGTTATTTACGCAAGTTGTGCGCCTACCTTTCGCAGCAGGTCGCGGGTCTTTTTAATACCCTCGTCCTCCGACAGTTTGCTGCCTTCATACTCAATACCAATGTGGCCGGTGTAACCCGCCTCTTTTACGATCTTCAGCATACGGGCATAATCTACCTGAACGGAGTTGCCGGCATCGTCGAAGTCGTAAGTCTTGGCGCTCACACCTTTTGCGAAAGGCATCAGTTCCTGTACGCCCTGGTATTTATCGTATTCTTCCAGGCAGGTGGTTTTAGCCCAGGCCTCAGGTGTTTGGGCTTCTGGTTTCGTACGGTTGATGCAGAAGTTGCCAAAGTCGGGCAGCGTGCCGCAACCCGGGCGGTTCACCGTTTTCATCACATCGCTCAGCCACTTGCCGTTGGAGGAGTAGCCGCCGTGGTTTTCAACGATCACGCCGATGTTGAAGTCTTTCGCAAAGTCGGTGAGTTTACCCAACCCGTCGGCCGCGTTCTTCGCTACTTCTTCGGCCGTACCCTGACCGGCTGCGTTTACGCGAATGGAGTGGCAGCCCAGGAACTGGGCGGCTTCTACCCATTTATAATGATTCTCTACGGCTTTCATACGGGCCTTGACGTCTTTATCACCCAGCTCTCCTTCCCCATCGCACATAATGAGTACACTTTTCACCCCGTTGTCGTCGCAACGCTTCTTCATTTCGCCCAGGTAGTTCTTATCCTTTGCCTTGTCTTTAAAGAACTGGTTCACATATTCCACTGCATGGATGTCGAACTCCTTCTTCGCGCGGATGGCGAAGTCGAGGTGGTCCATCTTTTTAGCGAATAATGCCTGGTGGAACGACCATTCGGCAAGAGAGATCTGGAAGAACAGGTCTTTGGGTAGCCCTGCATGCTGACTGGAGTCTGCACCGGAAGCAGCGCTATCGGAACCTGGCGTTTTGCCGGCGTTGTTACAGGCTGTTAGAAAAGCGGGACCCAGGCTGATACCTGCTGTAAACACGCCGAGGTGCCGCAGGAAACTCCTGCGGGTGTTATTGTTCTCATTCATGGGTTGTTGTGGTTTTTAGATGGTGAGTCACTATGTAACGTGGATTGATATGTGATTCTGAAAATACGTATTTATTTTGAAAAAAATGCTGGAAAGTGAGATGGTGTACAAGTGTGCGACGCAACGGGGGCTGAAGGAAGAAGGAAAAGAGGATGACACAAAAATAAAAATGCCGGCCCTCTCTAAAGGGCCGGCCGCTGTTAGGATTTTCAACCAAAATTACAAAGCGCGAAAGTTAAATAGGCTTGCGGGCTACGCCAGTATGCATGGTCAACGTCCACGTACCGCCGCCATAAAAGGTAACCGAAAAAGTGGCGTTCACGTTACGCACGGCTTCCGTAAAGGCAGCCGGTATGCGGTAGTACGACGACACATCGTTATTCACCATAAAGAACGGGAACTTCGCCAGGTTCGGATGACCAAATTCGATGGTACTATCGGTGCGTTCCTCTTTAAAGAACGGATTGTATTTCTGGAAATGCGGACGGTCGCCGCGGTAAACGATTTCGCCCATTTTAGGATTGAAGTTTTTACCGTTCTTGTCCTTAAACTTCAGGATGATGCGGTGCGGCCCCGCGGGATCGCGATCGATGGTGAGCGGCATTTGTCCGCCGGCATACACATCCTGGAAATTGGTTTCGCTGCCGTTATCCGAAGTAGTTACCGTGCGGCGCACCACTTCGTAATACACCTTCGGGTTCAGCAACACCTCGCCCACGTTTTTGATCGTGCGCGTGCCGCGAATGTTGGTCACCTGCACATCGAACACATACCGGCCGGTATCCCAATATTCGGTGCCGGCAGTGAGTATAATACGGCCACCGTTTTCCTGTATTTCAAAAGGCCGCTTCATACCGCGCGACAGCTTTTTGTTCAGCAGTTCGAGGGTAGTATCGGTGGGCAGTAATTCCGCCAGGTAAGTGGTGATCTCGCGCGGCCTGAGATCGTTGCTGTCGAGCACTTTACCGGTTGATTTATCGCGTACTTCGAGCAGTTTAACGGTTAATGGCAGTGTTGACCCATCGGCTTCGATGGAGGGCGAGTAGGCCGTTAAGCCCTGCATGGCGATGAACGGATTGGGACGGTAGGCGAACTTATCGCTGATGTAACCTTCGGGCACCTTTTCGCAGGCGGCGATACCAGCAACGGTGATGCCTAGTGTGATGATGATATATTTAAGTTTCATACAGATGCGTTTTTAAAGATTCAATACCTTACAAATTGATGCTTGTTGGTCAGTACATGCAGAATAGGCCCTTTTCCATTCTCCGTTTCAATACCGGTCGTCTGGCAAAGGACGCTTTGGTCGAAGTTGGGATCGGAGCCCAGCGGCGGATTGTTCGGATCATCGATCGTGCCTTTCACGCGGATCAGGTACGTGAAGTAAACGGGCGTCACAGTGGTGTTGTAGCCCTGTTGTTTCACTTTGCGATAAGCCATTTGCTGCCCGAGTTTGTTTTTGATCCCCACGGGAAACTCGTTCTCCAAAGCCGCTACGGTCAGTTTATCGGGGTAAAAGTACTGTCGTACCGAATCGGCGGTGATGTCTTTGTACAAACTGTCCAGGGTATACTTTGCATTCTCGTCGATCTTTTGTTTCTGGTCTCTTTTATATTCCATGTACAGGTTTACCGAGCGGTTGGTGGGTACGAACATCGTTCCTGTACTGTTCAACTCCTCCTGCAGGTTATAGTGATCGATGATCATCACCAGCGTGTCGAAACTTTTCCAGGGATGCGATTTCAGGAACTCGTAGGCGTTGAGCGGTGTTTTCGCTGAATGTACGCCCTCGTCGGTAAGATAGTCGGCCTTGCTGCAGGCTGTAGCAAGCATCAGTGCAACGCCGGCGACCAGTAAGCCTATATTGATTTTCATGATAAGCGATTTTGTGGTTAAAACTTGGTGCTCCAGTAAGCTGTTTGCGTAAGCCTGGCGCTCAGGTTAATGAGTACCGGATCGAGCGGCCAGTAATACTTGCCTTGCGCAAACTCTGTTTCGGTCAGCTTCCAGGAAATTTTATTCGTTCCTGTCTTGCGCAACAGCCGGATAATATCGAAGAAGCGATGTCCTTCCAGGTACAACTCTCTCGCCCGTTCTTCCATAATCTCCTCGAACAGTTGACCGTCTGTAGCAGCAGACGCGCCAATGCCTGCGCGGCTGCGGATCAGGTCGAGGTCTGTGCGGGCCTTGCCGTACTGGTTAGTCGCGGCCAGCGCCTCCGCCCTTAACAGGATGATATCGGACAACCGGAATACAACGAGGTTGTTGCGGGACACGGCGCCGGTGTTGTTCGGCAGCATGTACACCACGTTCGAGTATTTGATACAGAAGGCTTCCTCGGTGCTGTTGTAAAAAGCAAAACCACTGCGAAGGCGTAGGTCTGTCGTATCTGCGAACAGGCGGTGGAGGCGAACGGTATCTATGCCGAACGACGGGTTACCGAGAATCGTGCGCATGTAAGGTGTACGCAGGGTGTAAAAGGAAATACCCTGTACGGTACCTTCACTTTCGTCACTCATCGCGATCTCGAATATGCCTTCGGTAGAATGTTTTGCAAACATGGCAGGCACGTTGCTACGGTCTGCCAATGCCAGTCCGCCCCTTTCGATCACCGAATCGGCTGCGGGTACACATTTGGCATAGTCGCCCATCCACGCATAAATATGCGCTTTCAATGCAAAAGCGGCTGATTTGTTGGCGCGTACACCGGCATCGGCCGCATTGGGATTGGTGTATTGCATATTGGCAATCGCCAGGTCCACATCTTTTAAGGCCTGCGCCAGCACTTCGGTTTGCGGGGAACGGGGCAGGTCTTCGGCATCGGCAATGTTATCGGCCGACTTCAACACCACGGGCACATCGCCCCATACGCGGGCCATGTAGAAGTAGGTGAACGCGCGCATGAAGTATGCTTCGCCCAGGTAGCTGTTACGTGCCCGTTCCGCGTTGCTGGAAGTGAATTTGTCCAGGGGTACGGTGGGCACCCATTTAATACACCGGTTAGCCTGGTCGATTACGCGGTAAAAGTTATCGTACCGGCGGGCCACCATCATGCTGCGCCAGGTGTTGGACGCCTGTATCGGCAAACTCCAGTTCATGAGCGCAATCTCACGCGAGTCGCCAAACATGCGGGCAGTATTAAATTCATCGGACGGGAAA
This genomic interval from Chitinophaga horti contains the following:
- a CDS encoding sugar phosphate isomerase/epimerase family protein, with product MNENNNTRRSFLRHLGVFTAGISLGPAFLTACNNAGKTPGSDSAASGADSSQHAGLPKDLFFQISLAEWSFHQALFAKKMDHLDFAIRAKKEFDIHAVEYVNQFFKDKAKDKNYLGEMKKRCDDNGVKSVLIMCDGEGELGDKDVKARMKAVENHYKWVEAAQFLGCHSIRVNAAGQGTAEEVAKNAADGLGKLTDFAKDFNIGVIVENHGGYSSNGKWLSDVMKTVNRPGCGTLPDFGNFCINRTKPEAQTPEAWAKTTCLEEYDKYQGVQELMPFAKGVSAKTYDFDDAGNSVQVDYARMLKIVKEAGYTGHIGIEYEGSKLSEDEGIKKTRDLLRKVGAQLA
- a CDS encoding DUF5007 domain-containing protein — encoded protein: MKLKYIIITLGITVAGIAACEKVPEGYISDKFAYRPNPFIAMQGLTAYSPSIEADGSTLPLTVKLLEVRDKSTGKVLDSNDLRPREITTYLAELLPTDTTLELLNKKLSRGMKRPFEIQENGGRIILTAGTEYWDTGRYVFDVQVTNIRGTRTIKNVGEVLLNPKVYYEVVRRTVTTSDNGSETNFQDVYAGGQMPLTIDRDPAGPHRIILKFKDKNGKNFNPKMGEIVYRGDRPHFQKYNPFFKEERTDSTIEFGHPNLAKFPFFMVNNDVSSYYRIPAAFTEAVRNVNATFSVTFYGGGTWTLTMHTGVARKPI
- a CDS encoding RagB/SusD family nutrient uptake outer membrane protein, with amino-acid sequence MKKIFSYILLGCLSLHFSACKDFLDLEPISTATDQNFWKNEAEANSGTAAMYALLRKAFNAGENGTMFFDYGDFPSDEFNTARMFGDSREIALMNWSLPIQASNTWRSMMVARRYDNFYRVIDQANRCIKWVPTVPLDKFTSSNAERARNSYLGEAYFMRAFTYFYMARVWGDVPVVLKSADNIADAEDLPRSPQTEVLAQALKDVDLAIANMQYTNPNAADAGVRANKSAAFALKAHIYAWMGDYAKCVPAADSVIERGGLALADRSNVPAMFAKHSTEGIFEIAMSDESEGTVQGISFYTLRTPYMRTILGNPSFGIDTVRLHRLFADTTDLRLRSGFAFYNSTEEAFCIKYSNVVYMLPNNTGAVSRNNLVVFRLSDIILLRAEALAATNQYGKARTDLDLIRSRAGIGASAATDGQLFEEIMEERARELYLEGHRFFDIIRLLRKTGTNKISWKLTETEFAQGKYYWPLDPVLINLSARLTQTAYWSTKF